A region from the Sphingomonas brevis genome encodes:
- the hemC gene encoding hydroxymethylbilane synthase, whose protein sequence is MTQRPLTIGTRGSPLALAQAHMVAAALEKTHGWPEGSVAILPVRTSGDRIQDRALAEVGGKALWTKELDLALLAGDTDCSVHSMKDVESDRPEALTIAAMLKRADVRDRLIGASSVTELPFEAVVGTSSPRRAAQLHRLRPDLRTVVIRGNVDTRLGKCAAGEVDATLLAAAGLDRLGRREVGTVIEIAEMLPAPGQGAIGIECRTDDVMTAGLLRAIDHLSTHEAVLAERAFCHALGGTCHSPVAALAQVRGEEIEFTCEILSENGSEHVGETATFAVGDLDAPAEIARAMLAKAPPSIRRLFEVA, encoded by the coding sequence ATGACCCAGCGTCCCCTCACGATCGGCACCCGCGGCTCGCCACTTGCTCTGGCCCAGGCGCATATGGTCGCGGCCGCGCTGGAGAAGACGCATGGCTGGCCGGAAGGTAGCGTCGCGATCCTGCCGGTTCGCACCAGCGGCGACCGGATCCAGGACCGGGCGCTGGCGGAAGTCGGCGGAAAGGCCCTGTGGACCAAGGAGCTCGACCTTGCCCTGCTGGCCGGCGATACGGATTGCTCGGTCCACTCGATGAAGGATGTCGAGAGCGATCGGCCGGAAGCGCTGACCATCGCCGCGATGTTGAAGCGCGCCGACGTCCGCGATCGGCTGATCGGAGCTTCGTCGGTTACGGAATTGCCTTTCGAAGCGGTGGTCGGGACCAGTTCGCCGCGCCGCGCCGCCCAACTTCACCGGCTTCGGCCGGACCTGCGAACCGTCGTCATTCGCGGCAATGTCGACACTAGGCTCGGCAAGTGCGCTGCGGGAGAGGTAGATGCGACCTTGCTTGCGGCGGCGGGCCTGGACCGGCTGGGACGGCGGGAGGTTGGAACGGTGATCGAGATCGCGGAGATGCTGCCGGCGCCGGGACAGGGTGCGATCGGCATCGAATGCCGCACCGATGACGTCATGACTGCAGGCCTCTTGAGGGCAATCGACCATTTGTCGACCCATGAAGCGGTCCTGGCGGAGCGCGCCTTTTGCCATGCCCTTGGCGGCACCTGTCATTCGCCGGTAGCCGCCCTCGCCCAGGTGCGGGGGGAGGAGATCGAATTCACCTGCGAGATATTGAGCGAGAATGGCAGCGAACATGTCGGCGAGACTGCAACCTTTGCAGTCGGCGACCTGGACGCACCGGCTGAAATTGCCCGCGCGATGCTGGCCAAGGCCCCGCCGTCAATTCGCCGCCTGTTCGAAGTCGCATGA
- a CDS encoding lipopolysaccharide biosynthesis protein: MSQAQSTETAPSADLAALARGGRINFFGFILRLMARLPFLFIAGRMYGAEELGRFAYAVLILEFASQLATLGLKRGLAQQLAKTDKDHAHVVADALLVAAVGSAIAMTILALFPQAMFPNSEIHGMEWALPVTIFALAWSDICLAALAYRHDVTSTVRARAIVEPWTISIVAFGWYFISSRDGLIIAYALSMVGALVASVIPFLKSYGLPHDWRPDPGTLWRLARRNLPVAAADAVEWGSRRVDIAMLGLFFAPGIVGIYYVAQQVASLPAKLKTSFDPVLGPVISRNLAKGDKIAVAKQVRQVGFWVIAAQSCAALALGIPGEAVMGLVGAGFVAGTAALGFLLAAEVVASTAAVSEAALIYCARHRNMMISLGMIGLEAALGAGLILLMRSWHWPLMWQATGPALGLMLALGFAAIIKSRLLAKILGHPVSGWRWPLIWAAAAAMVAGQIIIRLPEWAELIVGIPAILAAFGAVIWVKGFGPEDRELFRMKKEDIEELSLPDPGSSVEAPR; the protein is encoded by the coding sequence TTGAGCCAAGCCCAATCGACCGAGACGGCCCCATCGGCCGACCTAGCCGCGCTGGCGCGGGGCGGGCGGATCAACTTCTTCGGCTTCATCCTGCGGCTTATGGCGCGCCTGCCGTTCCTGTTCATTGCCGGCCGGATGTACGGCGCCGAAGAGCTCGGCCGCTTCGCATATGCCGTCCTGATCCTGGAATTCGCCTCCCAGTTGGCAACGCTGGGATTGAAGCGCGGGCTCGCACAGCAGCTGGCCAAGACCGACAAAGACCATGCACATGTGGTCGCCGACGCGCTGCTGGTGGCAGCGGTCGGATCGGCGATCGCAATGACGATCCTGGCCCTGTTCCCGCAGGCGATGTTCCCCAATTCCGAAATCCACGGGATGGAGTGGGCCCTGCCGGTCACCATCTTCGCGCTGGCCTGGTCGGATATCTGCCTTGCGGCGCTGGCCTATCGCCATGACGTCACTTCTACGGTGCGGGCGCGGGCGATTGTCGAGCCATGGACGATCTCGATCGTGGCGTTCGGCTGGTATTTCATCTCGAGCCGGGACGGACTGATCATCGCCTATGCGTTGTCGATGGTCGGGGCATTAGTCGCTTCGGTCATCCCGTTCCTCAAAAGCTATGGATTGCCGCATGACTGGCGTCCTGATCCCGGCACCTTGTGGCGCCTCGCCCGGCGTAACCTGCCGGTGGCGGCGGCCGATGCCGTCGAATGGGGATCGCGCCGCGTCGACATCGCAATGCTCGGCCTGTTCTTCGCGCCCGGCATTGTCGGCATCTATTATGTTGCGCAGCAAGTCGCTTCGCTTCCAGCCAAGCTCAAGACCAGCTTCGACCCGGTCCTGGGCCCGGTAATCAGCCGCAACCTCGCCAAAGGCGACAAGATCGCCGTCGCCAAGCAGGTCCGCCAGGTCGGATTCTGGGTGATTGCCGCCCAGAGCTGCGCAGCCCTGGCGCTGGGCATCCCCGGCGAGGCGGTGATGGGCTTGGTCGGTGCCGGATTCGTCGCCGGTACCGCGGCGCTAGGCTTCCTGCTGGCGGCCGAAGTCGTTGCCTCCACGGCGGCGGTTAGCGAGGCCGCGCTGATCTATTGCGCGCGCCATCGTAACATGATGATCAGCCTGGGAATGATCGGGCTTGAGGCGGCGCTGGGGGCGGGCCTGATCCTGCTGATGCGAAGCTGGCATTGGCCCTTGATGTGGCAGGCGACCGGACCGGCATTGGGGCTGATGCTGGCACTGGGCTTCGCGGCAATCATCAAATCACGGCTGCTGGCCAAGATCCTTGGCCACCCAGTGTCCGGCTGGCGCTGGCCGCTGATCTGGGCGGCGGCGGCGGCAATGGTGGCCGGCCAGATCATCATCCGCTTGCCGGAATGGGCAGAACTGATCGTCGGTATCCCGGCGATCCTGGCCGCATTTGGCGCGGTGATCTGGGTCAAGGGCTTCGGGCCCGAGGACCGCGAACTATTCCGGATGAAGAAGGAAGATATCGAGGAACTGTCGCTGCCCGATCCAGGATCGAGCGTCGAGGCGCCTCGATAA
- the tsaD gene encoding tRNA (adenosine(37)-N6)-threonylcarbamoyltransferase complex transferase subunit TsaD produces the protein MPLILALESSCDDSAVALVGSDRQILAQAVVGQNDAHRPFGGVVPEIAARAHVEILPGLVRQVLHEADIAIGEVDAIAATAGPGLIGGVMVGLLVGKGLALSVGKPLIAVNHLEGHALSPRLVDKGLDFPYLLLLASGGHCQLLEVRGVGDYRRLATTIDDAAGEAFDKSAKLLGLAYPGGPAVEALASDGDPTLVPLPRPLVGTKEPHFSFAGLKAAVQRAVASNQYRPEDIAASFQQAVVDCFVDRTRRAMDKSDAPSLVVAGGVAANASVRSALEQLALDNGRRFSVPPGWLCTDNAAMIGWAGAERFAAGLIDDLAVPARARWPLDPEGEKVRGAGVKA, from the coding sequence ATGCCCCTCATTCTCGCCCTCGAATCCTCCTGTGACGACAGCGCGGTGGCGCTGGTCGGCAGCGACCGGCAGATCCTGGCGCAGGCGGTGGTCGGGCAGAATGATGCGCATCGTCCGTTTGGCGGCGTCGTGCCGGAAATCGCCGCCCGGGCCCATGTCGAAATTCTGCCGGGACTGGTCAGGCAAGTGCTGCACGAAGCGGATATCGCCATCGGCGAAGTTGATGCGATTGCCGCCACTGCCGGCCCAGGACTGATCGGCGGGGTGATGGTCGGCTTGCTGGTCGGCAAGGGGCTGGCCCTGTCGGTCGGCAAGCCGCTGATCGCCGTCAATCACCTCGAAGGTCATGCGCTCAGCCCGCGCCTGGTCGATAAAGGGCTCGATTTTCCTTATTTGCTGTTGCTCGCCAGCGGCGGCCATTGTCAGCTGCTGGAGGTGCGCGGGGTCGGCGACTATCGCCGCCTTGCCACGACCATCGACGATGCAGCCGGCGAGGCCTTCGACAAGTCGGCCAAGCTGCTTGGGCTCGCTTATCCCGGTGGTCCCGCGGTCGAGGCGCTTGCCAGCGACGGCGATCCAACGCTCGTTCCGCTGCCTCGCCCGCTGGTCGGCACCAAGGAGCCGCACTTCAGTTTCGCCGGATTGAAGGCGGCGGTTCAGCGCGCGGTCGCCAGCAACCAGTATCGGCCGGAAGACATTGCCGCCAGCTTCCAGCAAGCCGTGGTCGACTGCTTCGTCGATCGCACCAGGCGGGCCATGGACAAGAGCGATGCTCCGAGCCTGGTGGTGGCCGGCGGCGTGGCCGCCAACGCCTCGGTGCGCTCGGCGCTGGAGCAATTGGCCCTGGACAATGGCCGTCGCTTCTCGGTTCCGCCGGGGTGGCTCTGCACCGACAATGCGGCGATGATCGGCTGGGCCGGCGCAGAGCGGTTTGCCGCCGGTCTTATCGACGATCTCGCCGTTCCGGCGCGGGCCCGCTGGCCGCTCGATCCGGAGGGTGAGAAGGTTCGCGGCGCGGGGGTTAAGGCATGA
- a CDS encoding RsmB/NOP family class I SAM-dependent RNA methyltransferase, with protein sequence MPTPQTPIEGVAARQAALRILDAVLRRGQTMDNAAQAARGLPPADAALASAIAGETLRRLPDLDALIDGATRQRLPDDSKARTVLRLALAQKIGLGTPDHALVATALPLVDGGPRRLVHGVLGTLLRQGLPSIDAPRLPETVEERWRAAWGREIVLAARNAIARRPPLDLSFASDDACAAFPEGISLAPRHRRIDHHGAITGLTGFENGQWWVQDLAASLPARLVPASAGTVLDACAAPGGKTMQLAAAGHDVTALDRSESRLARLSDNLARTGFKAKTIVADVLDWTPDVPFDAVLLDAPCSATGTFRRHPEVLYRARPAIIEQSAELQGRLLARAADWVRPGGSLVYAVCSLEPQEGEERIEQFLADRTDFRIQPAPELADGVTPHFRGWLRVLPGILEPQGGLDGFFTAHLVRRA encoded by the coding sequence GTGCCAACCCCCCAAACTCCAATTGAAGGCGTGGCAGCGCGCCAGGCGGCGCTCCGCATCCTCGATGCCGTGCTCCGCCGCGGCCAGACGATGGACAATGCCGCCCAGGCGGCGCGAGGCCTGCCGCCGGCCGATGCAGCGCTAGCCAGCGCCATCGCCGGGGAGACGTTGCGCCGGTTGCCCGATCTCGACGCGTTGATCGATGGCGCCACCCGCCAGCGGCTGCCCGACGACAGCAAGGCGCGGACCGTGCTGCGGTTGGCCCTTGCGCAAAAGATCGGGCTTGGCACGCCGGACCATGCACTGGTCGCGACGGCGCTGCCGCTGGTCGACGGCGGCCCGCGGCGGCTGGTCCATGGCGTGCTCGGTACCTTGCTGCGCCAGGGCTTGCCGTCGATCGATGCTCCACGCCTTCCTGAAACGGTCGAGGAACGGTGGCGTGCGGCCTGGGGCAGAGAGATCGTGCTCGCCGCCCGCAACGCGATCGCGCGCCGACCGCCGCTCGACCTCAGCTTTGCCTCTGACGATGCCTGCGCCGCTTTCCCCGAAGGCATTTCGCTTGCCCCGCGCCATCGCCGAATCGATCACCATGGCGCGATTACGGGGCTTACGGGTTTCGAGAATGGCCAATGGTGGGTCCAGGATTTGGCTGCCTCGCTTCCCGCGCGTCTGGTTCCAGCCTCGGCCGGGACCGTTCTCGACGCCTGCGCCGCGCCGGGCGGCAAGACCATGCAATTGGCCGCTGCCGGTCACGATGTGACCGCTCTGGACCGCTCGGAAAGTCGTCTGGCCCGACTTTCCGACAATCTCGCCCGCACCGGATTCAAGGCAAAAACCATCGTTGCCGACGTGCTCGACTGGACGCCAGATGTGCCCTTCGACGCAGTACTGCTCGACGCGCCCTGCTCGGCCACCGGCACATTTCGCCGCCATCCGGAAGTGCTATACCGCGCCCGGCCCGCGATTATCGAACAAAGTGCCGAGCTTCAGGGCCGCCTGCTCGCCCGAGCCGCCGACTGGGTTCGGCCCGGTGGAAGCCTGGTCTATGCCGTCTGCAGCCTCGAGCCCCAGGAGGGCGAGGAGCGGATCGAGCAATTTCTTGCGGACCGGACTGATTTTCGAATCCAGCCTGCGCCTGAATTGGCCGACGGCGTGACGCCACATTTCCGGGGCTGGCTCCGCGTCTTGCCCGGCATATTGGAACCGCAGGGCGGGCTCGACGGCTTCTTCACCGCACACCTTGTCCGCCGGGCATAA
- a CDS encoding NAD(P)H-dependent glycerol-3-phosphate dehydrogenase has product MSIEKLAVIGGGAWGTALAQVAATGGRETLLWALEEDVVSAVNKIHENPVYLKGLKLEKSIRATSSFSDLAQADAWLVVTPAQHMRAVLKRSPCPNMPLVLCSKGIEESSGKLLHDVAQEVCPSSPVAVLSGPTFAHEVAARLPTAVTLACENRELGEELRSRINLPHFRTYCTDDVAGAEVGGAVKNVLAIACGIAEGRGLGQNARAALIARGFAEMIRFGLAMGGRRETLAGLSGLGDLVLTCSSTSSRNFSLGKAIGEGKNPADLMKDRRTVAEGAHTAPVLDRIAKERGIDMPLVDAVATLLAGRIGIGELLESMLSRPPGDEED; this is encoded by the coding sequence ATGAGTATCGAAAAGTTGGCGGTGATTGGCGGCGGCGCCTGGGGAACCGCGCTGGCGCAGGTCGCGGCGACCGGCGGGCGTGAAACCTTGCTGTGGGCGCTGGAAGAAGATGTCGTTTCGGCGGTCAACAAGATCCACGAAAACCCGGTCTATCTGAAGGGCCTGAAGCTCGAAAAGTCGATCCGCGCGACCAGCAGCTTTTCCGACCTGGCCCAGGCCGACGCGTGGCTGGTGGTCACTCCCGCGCAGCATATGCGGGCAGTGCTCAAGCGCTCGCCTTGTCCCAACATGCCGCTGGTCCTCTGCTCGAAAGGCATTGAGGAATCGAGCGGCAAGCTGCTCCACGACGTGGCCCAAGAGGTCTGCCCCAGTTCGCCGGTGGCGGTGCTGTCGGGCCCGACCTTTGCCCATGAAGTGGCCGCCAGGCTGCCGACCGCAGTGACGCTGGCCTGTGAGAATCGCGAGCTCGGCGAGGAGCTGCGGTCACGGATCAATCTTCCCCACTTCCGCACCTATTGCACCGACGATGTCGCCGGGGCCGAGGTCGGCGGCGCGGTCAAGAATGTGCTGGCCATCGCCTGCGGCATCGCGGAGGGGCGCGGCCTCGGACAGAACGCCCGCGCGGCGCTGATCGCGCGGGGATTCGCCGAAATGATCCGCTTCGGCCTGGCAATGGGTGGGCGCCGCGAGACGCTGGCCGGCCTGTCGGGGCTCGGTGACCTGGTGCTGACCTGTTCCTCGACCAGCAGCCGCAATTTCTCGCTCGGCAAGGCCATTGGCGAGGGCAAGAACCCGGCCGATTTGATGAAGGATCGCCGCACCGTCGCCGAAGGGGCGCACACCGCGCCGGTCCTCGATCGCATCGCCAAGGAACGCGGCATCGATATGCCCCTGGTCGATGCCGTGGCGACTCTGCTGGCTGGCAGGATCGGTATCGGGGAACTGCTGGAATCGATGCTCAGCCGGCCACCGGGCGACGAGGAAGACTGA
- a CDS encoding DUF1674 domain-containing protein → MKRPKHIKAPAYLSPSPPVPEPGPAKPEPPAGESEKLDPTRYGDWEKKGIAIDF, encoded by the coding sequence GTGAAACGGCCAAAGCATATCAAGGCGCCGGCTTACCTCAGCCCGTCACCGCCCGTGCCTGAACCGGGCCCGGCAAAACCCGAACCGCCTGCCGGAGAAAGCGAGAAGCTCGATCCGACGCGCTATGGCGATTGGGAAAAGAAGGGAATCGCGATCGACTTCTAA
- a CDS encoding heparinase II/III family protein → MSDDKLGRLAKGSLVSRLFGSGKQPLRLVAVPRDHVLGDRTRGDALLAGRLRLGSAELALVDVDFAGVGTRGPLARELHGFSWLRDLGASASREKGARLAEAIVGRWLIAHGSRPDDAWAPDLWGERILFWTAYAPYILSSRDSGYRSALLNTLARGARHLDANADKAQPGLPRITAWAGALVAALTLQGAQKRLSHAESGLMRALAAAQFEDGGLMTRSPEQQMMLVDRLGLVRAAYFAAKQGLPDALDNAASAALAALHGVTMGDGALSSWQGGNPGNPARLAALIEGCGLRSRPLRQARGWGYQRLSALGTIIVVDAAPPPSQRMAATGCASTLALEISDGIQRLVVNCGGPGAVPTDLSEDLVLALRSTAAHSTLTIGDSNSTAILPDGTLGKGVADVTVDRSEDNDCSRIEASHDGYVKGFSLIHQRRLSLGNDGKEVRGEDRLTPKGRRKIKESAPFAIRFHLAPGVEATITADGMGALLRSSGAPPWNFRCRGAMLQVEESIFIDGYGRMVPTLQLVVVGEVSAIGGEIAWQFRRSS, encoded by the coding sequence ATGAGCGACGACAAGCTCGGCCGGCTTGCCAAAGGATCGCTCGTCTCGCGGCTGTTCGGGTCGGGCAAGCAGCCGCTGCGCCTGGTCGCGGTCCCGCGAGACCATGTGCTCGGCGACCGCACTCGGGGAGACGCATTGCTCGCCGGAAGGCTGCGGCTGGGCAGTGCCGAGCTGGCCCTGGTCGATGTCGATTTCGCCGGGGTCGGAACTCGCGGGCCCCTTGCGCGAGAGTTGCACGGCTTTTCGTGGCTGCGCGACCTGGGCGCTTCGGCCAGCAGGGAAAAGGGTGCGCGCCTCGCCGAAGCGATCGTTGGCCGCTGGCTGATCGCACATGGCAGCCGGCCGGACGACGCCTGGGCGCCCGACCTGTGGGGCGAACGGATCCTCTTCTGGACCGCTTATGCCCCCTACATACTTTCCAGCCGCGATTCCGGTTATCGTTCGGCGCTGCTCAATACGCTGGCCCGGGGCGCCCGCCATCTCGATGCCAATGCCGACAAGGCCCAGCCCGGCTTGCCGCGCATCACCGCCTGGGCCGGAGCGTTGGTCGCGGCGCTGACCCTGCAAGGTGCTCAAAAGCGTCTGTCGCATGCCGAGTCCGGGCTGATGCGCGCGCTCGCCGCCGCCCAGTTCGAGGATGGCGGACTGATGACCCGCAGCCCCGAACAACAGATGATGCTGGTCGATCGCCTCGGGCTGGTCCGCGCCGCTTACTTCGCCGCCAAGCAGGGGCTGCCCGACGCCCTCGACAATGCGGCCTCGGCCGCGCTGGCCGCGCTTCATGGCGTCACCATGGGCGATGGCGCATTGAGCAGCTGGCAGGGCGGCAATCCCGGCAATCCGGCGCGTCTGGCGGCACTGATCGAAGGCTGCGGGCTGCGTTCCCGTCCGCTGCGCCAGGCGCGCGGCTGGGGCTACCAGCGCCTGTCTGCGCTCGGCACGATCATTGTCGTTGACGCGGCTCCGCCGCCATCGCAGCGCATGGCCGCGACCGGCTGCGCCTCGACGCTGGCCCTGGAAATCAGTGACGGCATTCAGCGGCTGGTGGTCAATTGCGGCGGCCCGGGGGCTGTTCCGACCGACCTTTCCGAAGACCTGGTCCTGGCATTGCGTTCGACTGCTGCCCATTCGACCCTGACCATCGGCGATAGCAATTCGACCGCGATTCTGCCCGACGGCACGCTTGGCAAGGGCGTCGCCGACGTCACCGTCGATCGCAGCGAGGACAATGACTGCTCGCGAATCGAGGCCAGTCACGATGGCTATGTCAAAGGCTTCAGTCTGATTCACCAGCGCCGCCTCAGCCTCGGCAACGACGGCAAGGAAGTGCGCGGCGAAGACCGGCTTACGCCCAAGGGGCGCCGCAAGATCAAGGAATCAGCGCCTTTCGCAATTCGGTTCCACCTGGCGCCGGGTGTCGAAGCCACCATTACCGCCGACGGCATGGGAGCGCTGCTCCGCTCGTCGGGAGCCCCGCCCTGGAACTTCCGTTGCCGGGGCGCGATGCTGCAGGTCGAGGAGAGCATCTTCATCGACGGCTACGGCCGGATGGTGCCCACGCTGCAACTGGTTGTCGTCGGCGAAGTATCCGCTATTGGCGGCGAAATTGCCTGGCAGTTCCGCCGCTCAAGCTAA
- the rpe gene encoding ribulose-phosphate 3-epimerase has product MARPLISPSILSADFAKLGEEVHAIDEAGANWIHIDVMDGHFVPNLTIGPGVVKALRPHTAKPFDVHLMISPVDNFLDAFAEAGADIITVHPEAGPHVHRTVQHVRSLGKKAGVSLNPATPAKMLDYLLEEIDLVLVMSVNPGFGGQKFIASQLRKIESIANQVAKKNLVVDIEVDGGIDAVTAPQAIDAGATVLVAGTAAFRGGPGKYAANIAALRGDG; this is encoded by the coding sequence ATGGCCCGTCCTCTCATCTCCCCTTCGATCCTATCCGCCGATTTCGCCAAGCTGGGCGAGGAAGTCCATGCGATCGACGAGGCCGGGGCAAACTGGATCCATATCGACGTGATGGACGGCCATTTCGTCCCCAATCTGACGATCGGTCCCGGGGTGGTGAAGGCGCTTCGTCCCCACACTGCCAAGCCGTTCGACGTCCATCTGATGATTTCGCCGGTCGATAATTTCCTCGACGCCTTTGCCGAGGCCGGGGCCGACATCATCACCGTCCACCCGGAGGCCGGCCCGCACGTCCACCGCACCGTCCAGCATGTGAGGTCGCTCGGCAAGAAGGCCGGAGTGTCCCTGAATCCGGCGACCCCGGCCAAAATGCTCGATTATCTGCTTGAGGAAATCGATCTGGTGCTGGTGATGAGCGTCAATCCCGGCTTCGGCGGGCAGAAGTTCATCGCTTCGCAACTACGGAAGATTGAATCCATCGCCAACCAGGTCGCCAAGAAGAATCTGGTGGTCGACATCGAAGTCGACGGCGGGATCGACGCGGTCACCGCGCCGCAGGCGATCGACGCCGGGGCGACCGTGCTGGTTGCCGGCACCGCCGCCTTCCGTGGCGGACCCGGCAAATATGCCGCCAACATCGCGGCGCTCCGGGGAGACGGATGA
- the purH gene encoding bifunctional phosphoribosylaminoimidazolecarboxamide formyltransferase/IMP cyclohydrolase, whose amino-acid sequence MTDIVPIRRALISLSDKSGLEGLAAGLVRAGVEIISTGGTAAKLRELGVEVREISEFTGFPEMMDGRVKTLHPKVHGGLLAVRDKADHAASMEEHGIGAIDLVVVNLYPFEATVAKGSPREEIIENIDIGGPSMVRSAAKNHDYVAIVTDPADYSELLEQLDRQGGTDLAFRRKLAAKAYALTGAYDSMIASWFAFADQGQAYPYMRFIVGKKAQELRYGENPHQKAALYLPMGPSTPGVAQARQVQGKELSYNNLNDANAALELAAEFRNGPPTVVIVKHANPCGVASGDSLLDAWSQALACDSVSAFGGIVAVNRPLDGATADAICDIFTEVVVAPDADEAAVAAFARKKNLRLLLTGGLPDPARGGQTVAVIAGGLLVQDRDNGMLTPDMLKVVTKREPTDQELKDCLFAWTVAKHVKSNAIVYAKGGATAGIGAGQMNRRDSARIAAIKAREAAETHGWPEPRTVGSAVASDAFFPFADGLLAAVEAGATAVIQPGGSIRDDEVIAAADSAGLAMVFTGVRHFRH is encoded by the coding sequence ATGACCGATATCGTTCCGATCCGCCGGGCGCTCATCTCGCTTTCCGACAAGTCCGGGCTTGAGGGCCTTGCCGCCGGCCTCGTCAGGGCGGGGGTCGAAATCATATCGACGGGCGGTACCGCCGCCAAACTTCGCGAGCTTGGCGTCGAGGTCCGTGAAATCAGTGAATTTACCGGCTTTCCGGAGATGATGGACGGACGGGTCAAGACGCTCCACCCCAAGGTCCATGGCGGCCTGCTCGCAGTCCGCGACAAGGCCGACCATGCTGCGTCGATGGAAGAGCATGGCATCGGTGCGATCGACCTGGTGGTGGTCAACCTCTACCCGTTCGAGGCGACCGTGGCGAAGGGCAGCCCGCGCGAAGAGATCATCGAGAATATCGACATCGGCGGCCCGTCGATGGTCCGCTCGGCCGCGAAGAACCACGATTATGTCGCGATCGTCACCGACCCGGCCGACTATTCAGAGCTGCTCGAGCAGCTCGACCGGCAGGGCGGAACCGACCTCGCGTTCCGGCGAAAGCTGGCGGCCAAGGCCTATGCGCTCACCGGCGCCTATGATTCGATGATTGCCAGCTGGTTCGCCTTCGCCGACCAGGGGCAGGCCTATCCGTATATGCGCTTCATCGTCGGCAAGAAGGCGCAGGAGCTACGTTACGGCGAAAATCCGCACCAGAAGGCCGCACTTTACTTGCCGATGGGCCCGTCGACGCCGGGCGTCGCCCAGGCGCGGCAAGTCCAGGGCAAGGAGCTCAGCTACAATAATCTGAATGACGCCAATGCCGCGCTGGAGCTGGCCGCCGAGTTTCGTAACGGCCCGCCGACGGTGGTGATCGTCAAGCACGCCAACCCCTGCGGCGTCGCCAGCGGCGACAGCCTGCTCGATGCGTGGAGCCAGGCGCTGGCCTGCGATAGCGTCTCGGCTTTCGGCGGCATCGTTGCGGTCAATCGCCCGCTCGACGGCGCCACGGCGGATGCGATTTGCGACATCTTTACCGAAGTGGTGGTCGCGCCCGACGCCGACGAAGCCGCCGTTGCCGCTTTCGCGCGCAAGAAGAACCTCCGCCTGCTGCTGACCGGCGGCCTGCCCGACCCGGCGCGCGGGGGACAGACGGTCGCAGTGATCGCCGGCGGCCTACTTGTACAGGACCGCGACAACGGCATGCTGACGCCGGACATGCTCAAGGTCGTGACCAAGCGCGAGCCGACGGACCAGGAGCTGAAGGACTGCCTGTTCGCCTGGACCGTGGCCAAGCACGTCAAATCCAATGCCATCGTCTACGCCAAGGGCGGCGCAACCGCCGGCATCGGCGCGGGCCAGATGAACCGCCGCGACAGCGCAAGGATTGCCGCGATCAAGGCGCGCGAGGCGGCGGAAACCCATGGCTGGCCGGAACCGCGCACCGTCGGATCGGCGGTCGCTTCGGACGCCTTCTTCCCCTTTGCCGATGGCCTTCTGGCCGCGGTCGAAGCCGGAGCCACGGCAGTGATCCAGCCGGGCGGCTCGATCCGTGACGATGAGGTAATCGCGGCTGCGGATTCGGCGGGGTTGGCAATGGTTTTCACCGGGGTCAGGCATTTTCGCCACTAG